A stretch of the Leptospira stimsonii genome encodes the following:
- a CDS encoding ABC transporter permease, whose product MNLHAIKAIYIFEMSRTWRTLFQSIASPVLSTSLYFVVFGSAIGSRIQKVDGVDYGSFIVPGLIMLSLLTESISNSSFGIYFPKFTGTIYEILAAPISMLEIVIGFVGAAATKSVILGTIMLATASLFVPVRIAHPFVMVLFLLLTSISFSLFGFIIGIWADNFEKLQIIPMLIITPLVFLGGSFYSASMLPPFWQKVTLFNPVLYLVSGFRWSFYEIADVSVGISLGMVSVFLSVCMLLVWWIFKTGYKIKK is encoded by the coding sequence ATGAATCTTCACGCGATCAAAGCCATTTATATTTTTGAAATGTCCAGAACATGGAGAACGCTCTTTCAGAGTATCGCGTCTCCTGTACTCTCCACATCTCTCTATTTCGTCGTTTTCGGTTCGGCGATCGGATCGAGAATTCAAAAAGTGGACGGCGTCGATTACGGTTCGTTTATCGTTCCCGGTCTGATCATGTTATCGTTATTAACGGAAAGTATATCGAATTCTTCTTTTGGAATTTACTTTCCTAAATTTACGGGAACTATCTACGAAATTCTTGCGGCTCCGATTTCGATGCTCGAAATCGTGATCGGATTTGTCGGCGCCGCCGCGACGAAGTCCGTGATTTTAGGTACGATTATGCTTGCGACGGCTTCCTTATTTGTTCCCGTGAGAATCGCTCATCCTTTTGTGATGGTTCTCTTTCTTCTATTAACTTCGATTTCTTTTAGCCTTTTCGGATTTATAATAGGGATCTGGGCGGATAATTTTGAAAAACTGCAGATCATTCCGATGTTGATCATCACACCTCTCGTCTTTCTAGGAGGAAGTTTTTATTCAGCAAGTATGTTACCTCCTTTTTGGCAAAAGGTAACCCTCTTCAATCCGGTGCTCTATCTCGTAAGCGGTTTTCGTTGGAGTTTTTATGAGATAGCGGACGTAAGCGTTGGCATCAGTTTAGGAATGGTTTCCGTGTTCTTATCCGTTTGTATGCTTTTGGTTTGGTGGATCTTCAAAACCGGTTATAAGATCAAAAAGTAA
- a CDS encoding exodeoxyribonuclease V subunit gamma, with protein MSITHITSLSLEDIAVELSKNILTERKNSPLRAPVIVIPSTNMKLWLNLNLARITGLTANIRFVFLEKALEELYLRRAGLEFDPFHRTFPSQEANQRKILTYLIENRNQERFRFLNSFLQSIPRAFSLSAKLTSLIKDYELNRSSWISSWAKEKGLEIPSISHRPSAFPKEDNYYLFQKQLYQEVFLDSKEPSTFIQFLLKEAQKNPKYSPPEFPSLHLFCLSNLSDTYLGILESLSKRDRLPIYLYQFHTGAKKNHDDSSGPKSWSDPQIHIASRMERIETYASKQIATSHKFPPRLTALRALLDGRQKKDEQSQTTSDTSVRFWNAPSAYREMEAVANDILYKIHLDPKLTYLDFAILVTDMKSYRPTVEWVLDGGILLQSSENEKSIEQFPTRKKIPYSLTDIKANDASLLYRGLINVWELCSGPTIEKESLLRLLRNPLLQTKLRIDSQTVLDLEKTINSAGIIYEEEGRENDSFQISNGMRRIRLSSILSKETAWTKYKIPPIESESDDNSFYLSALWETILRIRKSVLSIYKNENAEWNEEYFKILRFSLEGLFEFSEEYEQEAKLFFTWLESLEEWKGISLKNEKDGVALLKFITEQTFDQIPYRKGSYLTGGVTISLLQPMRPIPFKHIYILGLGEGKFPGNNDRSQLNLRKDLKEEWDISRRQIQESLLWETIHSAKESLTLSYVGKNLQEDKTFEPCSHLFEIMESFGVQEATKIPLHSYSIKYEHTPKEMELGLVSFDFARTWVNMDRSGQKIVRRFQNLNELKKDAVSPPVNEIDLREISQFLSDPLDTYLKRKLGMYLDEEESAETEGEPFDLDAIAEANILKKMHALMMPSLVSKEAWNWNQETISVALEPILQKEKQSARFPQSVFGKIQESDLLQYLILTSDLLASWKPIFQGGQYYSYLSLGDTGLPETLCKKIPELSVRLRSGKMIRIKGEWEHVVEKDGILYWLFPKSLEDKPSENYYGYKDYWKVMSFPFLTGVAFSALGEEFKIYSFKSRPSEDGKKKNFLPIQYQPEDSSFGKEYFQKITELYLQDDPVFFPRKAFLSYYVKNIQGSTGKKQTPDDTAKFDDEEGWKNYLKEELDTVRESLSSLVKLYRQTQDLILRSEIRWAKDFYKPFLDWKKDL; from the coding sequence TTGTCAATCACGCATATCACAAGTCTATCGCTCGAGGATATCGCAGTCGAACTTTCAAAAAACATCCTTACGGAAAGGAAAAATTCACCCTTACGAGCTCCTGTGATCGTGATCCCAAGCACGAACATGAAACTCTGGTTGAATCTCAATCTTGCGCGGATCACCGGGCTAACAGCAAACATACGTTTTGTGTTCTTAGAAAAAGCTCTGGAAGAACTATATCTCAGAAGAGCCGGATTGGAATTCGATCCGTTTCATAGAACATTTCCGAGTCAAGAAGCGAATCAAAGAAAGATTCTTACCTATTTGATCGAAAACCGAAATCAAGAAAGGTTTCGTTTTTTAAATTCATTTCTACAGAGTATCCCCAGAGCGTTCTCGTTAAGCGCAAAATTGACTTCGCTTATCAAAGATTATGAACTGAATCGATCGAGTTGGATTTCTTCTTGGGCAAAAGAGAAAGGATTGGAAATTCCCTCAATCTCGCACCGCCCTTCTGCGTTTCCGAAGGAAGACAATTATTATCTTTTTCAAAAGCAACTCTATCAAGAAGTTTTTCTTGATTCGAAAGAACCGAGCACGTTCATTCAATTTCTTTTAAAAGAAGCGCAAAAAAATCCGAAGTATTCTCCGCCTGAATTTCCTTCCCTTCATCTATTCTGCCTGTCCAATCTTTCCGATACCTACTTGGGAATTTTAGAATCTCTTTCCAAGAGAGATCGGCTTCCAATCTATCTCTATCAATTTCATACCGGTGCAAAGAAGAATCATGATGATTCTTCCGGCCCGAAGAGTTGGTCCGATCCGCAAATTCATATCGCCTCGAGAATGGAAAGAATCGAAACGTACGCTTCGAAACAGATCGCAACGTCTCACAAATTTCCTCCGCGTCTAACAGCGCTTAGAGCGTTATTGGACGGGCGACAAAAAAAAGATGAACAAAGCCAAACAACTTCGGATACTTCCGTTCGTTTTTGGAACGCACCGTCCGCCTATCGCGAAATGGAGGCCGTTGCAAACGACATTCTTTATAAAATCCATCTCGATCCGAAGCTGACCTATCTGGATTTCGCGATACTCGTAACCGATATGAAATCCTATCGCCCTACCGTAGAATGGGTGTTAGACGGCGGAATTCTTTTACAAAGTTCTGAAAACGAAAAATCGATCGAACAGTTTCCGACTCGAAAAAAAATTCCATATTCTTTGACGGACATCAAAGCGAACGACGCGTCACTTTTGTATCGTGGACTGATCAATGTCTGGGAGCTTTGCTCCGGTCCAACGATCGAAAAGGAAAGCTTACTTCGATTGCTCAGAAATCCCCTCTTGCAGACAAAGCTAAGAATAGACTCTCAAACCGTACTGGATCTGGAAAAAACGATCAACTCTGCAGGGATCATCTACGAAGAGGAAGGAAGAGAAAACGATTCTTTTCAGATCTCGAACGGAATGAGAAGGATTCGTTTGTCATCGATCTTATCCAAGGAAACGGCTTGGACAAAATACAAAATTCCTCCGATCGAATCCGAATCGGATGACAACTCTTTTTATCTCTCCGCACTGTGGGAAACGATCTTGAGAATAAGAAAGAGCGTCCTATCCATCTACAAAAACGAAAACGCCGAATGGAACGAAGAATACTTTAAAATATTAAGATTTTCTTTAGAAGGTCTTTTCGAGTTTTCGGAAGAATACGAACAAGAGGCCAAACTCTTTTTCACTTGGCTGGAATCCCTGGAAGAATGGAAGGGCATCAGTCTAAAAAACGAAAAAGATGGAGTTGCGCTTCTAAAGTTCATTACGGAACAAACCTTCGATCAAATCCCCTATCGAAAAGGTTCGTATCTCACGGGCGGGGTCACTATCTCTCTTCTTCAACCGATGCGCCCGATCCCATTTAAACACATATACATTTTGGGATTAGGCGAAGGGAAGTTTCCGGGAAACAACGATCGTTCCCAGCTCAATCTCCGAAAAGATCTCAAAGAAGAATGGGATATTTCCCGAAGACAAATCCAGGAATCACTTTTATGGGAAACGATTCATTCCGCGAAAGAATCTCTGACCTTGAGTTATGTTGGAAAAAATCTTCAGGAAGACAAAACGTTCGAACCTTGTTCGCATCTTTTCGAAATCATGGAATCGTTCGGGGTTCAGGAAGCGACCAAAATTCCATTACATTCATATAGTATAAAATACGAACATACTCCGAAAGAGATGGAACTGGGTCTCGTAAGTTTCGATTTTGCAAGGACCTGGGTCAACATGGATCGAAGCGGACAAAAAATCGTAAGGAGATTCCAGAATCTAAACGAACTAAAAAAGGACGCAGTGTCCCCTCCTGTGAACGAAATCGACCTGAGGGAAATTTCGCAATTCCTCAGCGACCCGCTGGACACCTATCTCAAAAGAAAATTGGGGATGTATCTCGACGAAGAAGAATCGGCAGAAACCGAAGGTGAACCGTTCGACTTGGACGCGATCGCCGAAGCAAACATATTAAAAAAGATGCATGCTCTTATGATGCCGAGTCTCGTTTCCAAAGAGGCGTGGAATTGGAATCAGGAAACCATCTCAGTCGCGCTCGAACCCATTCTACAAAAAGAAAAACAATCCGCTCGTTTTCCGCAATCGGTATTTGGAAAGATACAAGAATCCGACTTGTTGCAATATCTAATTCTTACGAGCGACCTTCTTGCCTCTTGGAAACCGATCTTTCAAGGCGGGCAATACTATTCTTATCTGAGTTTGGGAGACACCGGTTTACCTGAAACACTTTGCAAAAAAATTCCGGAACTTTCGGTTCGACTACGATCGGGTAAAATGATAAGGATCAAAGGAGAATGGGAGCACGTCGTCGAAAAAGACGGAATTCTCTATTGGCTTTTCCCAAAAAGCCTCGAGGACAAACCGTCCGAAAACTATTACGGATACAAAGATTATTGGAAAGTTATGAGTTTTCCTTTTCTTACCGGAGTCGCCTTTTCAGCATTAGGTGAAGAATTCAAAATTTACTCCTTTAAGAGTCGCCCTTCGGAAGACGGAAAAAAGAAAAACTTTCTTCCGATCCAGTATCAACCGGAGGATTCGTCGTTCGGGAAAGAATACTTTCAAAAAATAACGGAACTCTATCTTCAAGACGACCCTGTTTTTTTTCCGAGAAAGGCGTTCCTTAGCTATTACGTAAAAAATATTCAGGGAAGCACCGGCAAAAAACAAACTCCGGACGACACTGCAAAATTCGACGATGAAGAAGGTTGGAAAAATTATCTCAAAGAAGAATTGGATACCGTCCGGGAAAGTCTTTCTTCACTGGTAAAACTTTATCGTCAGACTCAGGATCTCATATTGCGTTCGGAAATCCGTTGGGCGAAGGATTTTTACAAACCCTTTTTGGATTGGAAGAAGGATCTATGA
- the recD gene encoding exodeoxyribonuclease V subunit alpha — translation MDELFQSWTEKLKEDILLLSELESNQKTGTKRAEADSKVLLDILNELWKAGEEGNLCIPVQKEWKTFLKTKPPALVLEKIGNEEWVYFEKTFRTKRELEILLQEIIRDTRQIESNVEEAEKFLKALEARSFNLKKGQVRSILSCLSSSFQIVSGGPGTGKTTVVAFLLEILNELGELPPTEEIALVAPTGRAAQRMTESIQENLKRISGTDQNQFLRGQTIHGLLSYKPSLGGFYYNAERYLPHRLIIVDEVSMVDIYLMLSLFQALPKNHSFRLILIGDPNQLPSVEKGAVLSDFLSVLESKSGNYISKLDESNRQKRNSKGEVSKIVTLAEEILRYEPENLNLGTKIDDTFPKTKTIGEHSEYESQVVWLQSASKSDPNTLTRDEVVEQLWEKIFLPQIYRISSWKIEDGKEFSDPDFISTFQNELGRFRCLTVFRNGYWGVESIQTKIMNLAAQDLYIRNTSTPSQNLFPKRLAKRLYFIGLPILITQNDKSRKLFNGDIGIVLRMGNTGELRAVFPIDNRLYPFALDTLPVHEPAFVMSIHKSQGSEYDTILIYLPDNDESTDSNSHKLLNRQILYTGITRAKNQVILAGNPKTWEFGIENTQRRNTGFRMEVNR, via the coding sequence ATGGACGAACTCTTCCAGTCATGGACGGAAAAATTAAAGGAAGACATATTGCTTCTTTCCGAACTCGAATCAAACCAGAAAACGGGAACTAAACGTGCCGAAGCTGATTCAAAAGTTTTATTAGATATTTTGAATGAATTATGGAAGGCGGGGGAAGAGGGAAATCTTTGTATTCCAGTTCAAAAAGAATGGAAAACATTTCTTAAAACGAAGCCGCCCGCTCTTGTTTTGGAGAAAATCGGAAACGAAGAATGGGTGTATTTCGAGAAAACGTTCCGAACCAAAAGAGAACTTGAAATTCTTCTCCAAGAAATCATCCGAGATACGAGACAAATCGAATCGAACGTCGAAGAAGCCGAAAAATTTCTGAAAGCACTGGAAGCCAGAAGTTTCAATCTGAAAAAGGGTCAGGTGCGTTCGATTCTCTCCTGTCTTTCTTCGTCCTTTCAAATCGTAAGCGGCGGCCCGGGAACAGGAAAAACAACCGTAGTCGCCTTCTTATTAGAAATCTTGAATGAACTTGGAGAACTCCCTCCTACCGAGGAGATCGCACTCGTCGCGCCTACCGGAAGAGCGGCGCAAAGGATGACGGAGTCCATTCAGGAAAATTTAAAAAGAATATCGGGTACGGATCAAAATCAGTTTTTGAGGGGACAAACGATTCATGGTCTTCTTTCCTACAAACCCTCGTTAGGTGGATTCTATTACAACGCGGAGCGTTATCTTCCTCATCGGCTCATCATCGTGGACGAAGTCTCTATGGTGGATATATATCTTATGCTGTCCCTTTTTCAAGCATTGCCGAAAAATCATTCTTTCCGATTGATTCTTATCGGAGATCCAAATCAGCTTCCGTCCGTTGAGAAAGGCGCCGTATTAAGCGACTTCCTTTCCGTTTTGGAGTCGAAAAGCGGGAATTATATTTCCAAATTGGATGAGAGTAATCGTCAAAAAAGAAATTCAAAAGGTGAAGTTTCTAAGATAGTGACTCTCGCAGAAGAAATTCTAAGATACGAACCTGAAAACCTAAATCTCGGAACAAAGATCGACGACACTTTCCCAAAGACGAAAACGATCGGAGAACATTCTGAGTATGAAAGCCAGGTAGTCTGGCTACAAAGCGCTTCCAAATCGGATCCAAACACTTTAACACGCGATGAAGTTGTGGAACAACTCTGGGAAAAAATTTTCCTACCGCAAATATACAGAATCTCGTCTTGGAAGATCGAAGACGGAAAGGAATTTTCTGATCCCGATTTTATCAGCACGTTTCAAAACGAACTCGGCAGATTTCGTTGCCTTACCGTTTTTAGAAACGGATACTGGGGAGTCGAATCGATTCAAACGAAGATTATGAATCTTGCCGCGCAGGATCTTTATATTAGAAACACTTCCACTCCGTCTCAAAATTTATTTCCAAAACGTTTGGCAAAACGTCTCTATTTTATCGGGCTTCCGATTCTAATCACACAAAACGATAAGAGCAGAAAGTTATTCAACGGTGACATCGGAATCGTCCTCAGAATGGGGAACACCGGAGAACTTCGAGCCGTATTCCCGATCGACAATCGCCTCTATCCCTTCGCATTGGATACACTTCCCGTACATGAACCGGCCTTCGTGATGAGCATTCACAAAAGTCAAGGTTCGGAATATGATACTATTCTAATTTATCTTCCTGACAACGACGAATCTACGGACTCAAATTCTCATAAATTACTCAATCGACAGATTCTTTATACTGGAATAACTCGCGCTAAAAATCAGGTTATCTTGGCCGGAAATCCTAAAACTTGGGAATTCGGTATCGAAAATACACAAAGAAGAAACACGGGATTTCGAATGGAAGTGAATCGATGA
- a CDS encoding UvrD-helicase domain-containing protein yields the protein MTGQSRPYKLKSSFVEASAGTGKTYTIMEIVGDLIQEHKIPLTNILILTYTEKAAGELKERLRKKLLQAGLTKEARELDQVTISTIHGFCNMILQEYPVETGTPSNWILTDAKDRLKIALYRLQHQEWKDWVEPDELEPLLSESDFLGNKEQILAAGAKLLSGKKYPYNNDYTPWSPETFLQKTTLIAKEMVEEEFKNGEWLSYDQMILKVRDSLDNSILKKALQDRYQIGILDEFQDTDAAQYEIFSQLFLDANRKESERALYLIGDPKQSIYGFRGADIGTYLSAKRELKRIQAEEIPLDVNYRSVPELIRGYNEIFGGEKGERSFFPIIEKGFESQPIEYTKVKHPESNGKVRLSPQFNEGPIRIVRFQGRETWKTDDARSAWAQFIAEEILKLASDHKGFKYEVYEESAGTFQEKKLNFKEIAILVKSKAEGKLVEQALKLRGIPCSFYKQEGIYQSPESIQIRNILECLLDPNKPSSYRKLLLGDLFQVHPNHLSYFDEHSIDSYEKSVLDRWKTLAMDRKFAELFRSIEEDSRIFLTEEDTDIAWERKRTNYRQIFRKLLQFQIANQAGLEEVLEELRELQTEKRNEEELPLFERETEKDAVQILTLHASKGLEWPIVFLFNLSGNFVPEVYDYPFVESENRRSWKLSLWENEEEKKISKEEYSYQALNENKRLLYVGITRPKIRLYLPFFTPFNNWKTRDSAYYKILFPRLQAILENEPDPQLFHSILWTPQSLDQTDREIRTYASPEVRFTPLIFRESYSPKTIWIHSYSSLKSKAEVALDDESLSVLEEGTFIKSDEIEDSPLETEDALPSSAATGSFLHLLLEELDFSLFKTNTPQELLNDKKIASRLEFHLDHFQLSKTKQKNTDSDKDLYKRRTCEILWNSLNARISGQNGASFRLLEITNERRISEMDFHLDLDPERSGPGNFLKGSIDLVFEFENRFYLADYKSNLLEDYSFASLKRSIESPESRYDLQRDIYAMILFEYLKNLFGEEKAIQKMGGVFYFYLRGMRAGEEKGIYSDFDWSAERLNEIKDNVRLLTNRNWEDFL from the coding sequence ATGACCGGACAAAGTCGCCCATACAAGTTGAAGTCCAGCTTCGTGGAAGCCTCCGCAGGTACGGGAAAAACATACACGATCATGGAGATCGTCGGCGACTTGATTCAAGAGCATAAGATCCCTCTTACGAATATTCTGATTCTAACATATACCGAAAAGGCCGCGGGGGAATTAAAGGAAAGGCTTAGAAAAAAACTGCTCCAAGCCGGTCTCACGAAAGAGGCGAGAGAATTGGACCAGGTCACGATATCAACTATACACGGTTTTTGTAATATGATTCTTCAGGAATATCCGGTGGAAACGGGAACACCGTCCAACTGGATTTTGACGGACGCGAAAGATCGACTCAAAATCGCACTCTATCGGCTCCAGCATCAAGAATGGAAAGACTGGGTAGAACCGGACGAATTGGAACCTCTACTTTCCGAATCTGATTTTTTAGGAAACAAGGAGCAAATACTCGCGGCCGGCGCAAAACTACTAAGCGGAAAAAAATATCCGTATAACAATGATTATACGCCATGGTCTCCGGAAACATTCCTACAAAAAACGACTCTCATCGCAAAAGAAATGGTGGAAGAGGAATTCAAAAATGGAGAATGGCTGAGTTACGATCAGATGATTCTGAAAGTTAGAGATTCTTTAGATAATTCGATTCTGAAAAAAGCGCTTCAAGATCGATATCAGATCGGAATCTTAGATGAATTTCAGGACACGGATGCCGCACAGTATGAAATTTTTTCACAATTGTTTCTGGATGCGAATCGTAAGGAATCGGAGAGGGCTTTGTATCTTATCGGAGATCCGAAACAATCGATCTACGGTTTTCGCGGTGCGGATATCGGAACGTATTTGAGCGCTAAGAGAGAACTCAAAAGAATTCAAGCGGAAGAAATTCCCCTCGATGTAAACTACCGTTCCGTGCCGGAACTCATTCGAGGTTATAATGAAATATTCGGCGGAGAAAAAGGAGAACGAAGTTTTTTTCCGATTATTGAAAAGGGATTCGAATCGCAACCGATAGAATACACGAAAGTAAAACATCCGGAGAGCAACGGAAAGGTTCGACTTAGTCCGCAATTTAACGAAGGGCCGATTCGGATCGTCCGCTTTCAAGGAAGGGAAACTTGGAAAACCGATGACGCCCGATCCGCCTGGGCGCAATTCATCGCCGAAGAAATTCTCAAACTCGCTTCCGATCACAAAGGTTTCAAATATGAGGTTTATGAAGAATCAGCGGGAACGTTTCAGGAAAAAAAATTAAACTTTAAAGAAATCGCAATCTTAGTTAAAAGTAAGGCCGAAGGAAAACTCGTCGAACAAGCATTAAAGCTTCGAGGAATTCCTTGCTCTTTTTACAAACAGGAAGGAATTTATCAATCACCGGAATCGATTCAGATTCGTAATATATTAGAATGTCTTCTTGATCCGAACAAACCCTCTTCGTATCGAAAACTACTTTTAGGCGATTTGTTTCAGGTTCATCCGAATCATCTTTCGTACTTTGACGAACATTCCATCGATTCCTATGAAAAATCCGTATTGGACCGATGGAAAACTCTTGCGATGGATCGAAAGTTTGCGGAACTCTTTCGTTCGATCGAAGAAGATAGTAGAATTTTTCTTACCGAAGAAGACACGGACATTGCGTGGGAAAGGAAACGAACGAACTATCGACAAATTTTTCGAAAGCTTCTTCAATTTCAAATCGCCAATCAAGCCGGCCTTGAAGAAGTATTGGAAGAATTAAGAGAGCTACAAACCGAAAAAAGAAACGAAGAGGAGCTTCCGCTTTTCGAACGGGAAACGGAAAAGGATGCGGTTCAAATTCTTACGTTACACGCGTCGAAAGGTTTGGAATGGCCGATCGTCTTCTTATTCAATCTTTCCGGAAATTTCGTACCCGAAGTCTACGACTATCCTTTTGTGGAATCGGAAAATCGGAGATCTTGGAAATTGAGCCTCTGGGAAAACGAGGAAGAAAAGAAGATTAGTAAAGAAGAATATTCTTATCAAGCCCTCAATGAAAACAAACGGTTATTGTATGTCGGAATCACACGACCGAAAATCAGACTCTACCTTCCGTTCTTTACCCCTTTCAATAATTGGAAAACGAGGGACTCGGCTTATTATAAAATCCTTTTTCCAAGGCTTCAGGCGATTTTGGAAAACGAACCCGATCCGCAACTCTTTCATTCGATCTTATGGACTCCGCAGTCATTGGATCAAACGGATCGAGAGATCCGAACCTACGCGTCGCCGGAAGTTCGTTTTACTCCATTGATTTTCCGAGAATCCTATTCTCCGAAAACGATCTGGATTCACAGTTATTCTTCCTTAAAATCGAAAGCGGAAGTCGCGTTAGACGACGAATCTCTTTCGGTCCTTGAAGAAGGAACTTTTATAAAATCGGATGAGATCGAAGATTCTCCCTTAGAAACCGAAGACGCACTCCCTTCTTCAGCGGCGACAGGTTCATTTTTACATCTACTTTTGGAAGAATTGGATTTTTCTCTATTCAAAACAAACACTCCGCAGGAACTTCTAAACGACAAAAAGATCGCGTCCAGGCTTGAGTTTCATCTCGATCACTTTCAACTTTCTAAAACGAAACAGAAAAACACGGATTCGGATAAGGATCTCTATAAAAGAAGAACCTGCGAAATTCTCTGGAACTCTTTAAATGCGAGAATCTCCGGCCAAAACGGCGCTTCGTTTCGTTTATTAGAAATTACGAATGAAAGAAGAATTTCGGAAATGGATTTTCATTTAGACCTGGATCCGGAGCGTAGCGGGCCCGGAAATTTTTTGAAAGGATCCATCGATCTTGTATTCGAATTTGAAAATCGATTCTATCTCGCTGATTATAAATCCAACCTTCTGGAGGATTATTCCTTTGCTTCCTTGAAACGGAGTATCGAAAGTCCCGAAAGCAGATACGATCTCCAGAGGGACATTTACGCGATGATTCTTTTCGAATATCTCAAGAATCTTTTCGGAGAAGAAAAGGCGATCCAAAAAATGGGCGGAGTCTTTTACTTTTATCTCCGGGGAATGCGTGCAGGAGAAGAAAAAGGAATCTATTCCGACTTTGACTGGTCCGCAGAAAGATTAAACGAAATAAAAGATAACGTTCGTCTTCTGACAAATCGAAATTGGGAGGATTTTCTTTAA
- a CDS encoding SDR family NAD(P)-dependent oxidoreductase: MKRNQNSFSGKKVFLSGGSSGIGRGLALELAGQGASVVISARGKNALEKTVKELRRIGPNDAVYDFVIADVSDVAQVKKAAKKAVALLNGLDLLICNSGYAKVGKVNDLEESDFRNLMDINFFGHVHVIRAFQDHFLKQGSGDIVLVSSMLATFSIYGYGAYSASKFAITGFAQSLRQEMMLHNVRVKIFLPPTTETPGLIKENEDKPDLVKEIEMGSALNAVHSVEKVCKAFIRWLPKRNFIGYATWDSWLQYFLVRHFPEWTLLLADGELRSAQKRLDQKNS, translated from the coding sequence ATGAAACGAAATCAGAATTCATTCTCCGGAAAAAAGGTGTTCCTTTCGGGAGGTTCATCGGGAATCGGCAGAGGCCTTGCGCTTGAGTTGGCCGGGCAAGGTGCGAGTGTCGTGATCTCTGCGAGAGGCAAAAACGCGCTTGAAAAAACCGTAAAAGAACTCAGAAGAATCGGACCGAATGACGCAGTCTATGACTTCGTAATCGCCGACGTATCGGACGTTGCACAAGTAAAGAAGGCGGCAAAAAAGGCAGTTGCGCTTCTAAACGGCTTGGATCTTCTCATATGTAACAGCGGTTATGCGAAAGTCGGTAAAGTGAACGATCTCGAAGAATCGGATTTCAGAAATTTGATGGATATCAACTTCTTCGGACACGTTCATGTGATTCGCGCATTTCAAGACCATTTTTTAAAACAAGGTTCGGGAGATATCGTTTTGGTTTCTTCCATGCTTGCCACTTTTTCGATCTACGGTTACGGTGCCTATTCCGCCAGTAAATTTGCGATCACCGGCTTTGCACAATCCCTTCGTCAGGAAATGATGCTTCACAATGTTCGTGTAAAAATTTTTCTTCCACCGACGACGGAAACTCCGGGTCTTATCAAAGAAAACGAAGACAAACCTGATCTTGTAAAAGAAATCGAAATGGGGTCCGCCCTGAACGCAGTTCATTCTGTGGAAAAGGTTTGCAAAGCTTTCATCCGCTGGCTTCCTAAACGGAACTTTATCGGTTACGCAACGTGGGATTCGTGGCTCCAGTATTTTTTAGTGAGACATTTTCCGGAGTGGACACTCCTTCTCGCGGACGGAGAACTGCGATCTGCCCAAAAAAGATTGGATCAAAAGAACTCCTAG
- a CDS encoding ABC transporter ATP-binding protein, whose product MKRQSSIVSINHLSKSYSNGFQALKDVSLEIQEGEIIALLGPNGAGKTTLISIICGIVNPSEGSVHVAGKDILKDFRYTRSKIGLVPQELSVHAFESVWATVSFTRGLYGKAPNPGYIEKLLKSLSLWDKKDSTIITLSGGMKRRVLIAKALSHEPAVLFLDEPTAGVDVELRKDMWNIVRNLRESGVTIILTTHYIEEAEEIADRIGVMNKGELILVEDKKILMQKLGKKQMILDLSKNLKKIPSTLKTKGLELSKNGQQLVYTYDSHAKQTGISTLLQELKKAKIEFQDLNTTQSSLEEIFVQLVKESE is encoded by the coding sequence ATGAAACGGCAGTCCTCCATTGTTTCCATCAATCATCTATCGAAGTCTTATTCGAACGGATTCCAAGCGCTGAAAGACGTTTCCTTGGAAATTCAAGAAGGCGAAATCATCGCGCTTCTCGGACCCAACGGAGCCGGAAAGACCACTCTCATTTCCATCATCTGCGGAATCGTAAATCCAAGCGAAGGTTCTGTTCATGTCGCAGGAAAAGACATCCTCAAGGATTTCCGTTATACTCGTTCCAAGATCGGATTGGTTCCTCAAGAATTGAGTGTTCACGCTTTTGAATCGGTTTGGGCGACGGTCAGCTTCACTCGCGGACTTTACGGGAAAGCGCCTAACCCGGGTTATATTGAAAAACTTCTGAAATCCTTGTCGCTTTGGGACAAAAAGGACAGTACGATAATCACACTTTCCGGCGGAATGAAACGAAGAGTCCTCATCGCTAAGGCGCTTTCACACGAACCCGCGGTTCTTTTTTTGGACGAACCGACTGCCGGCGTCGATGTGGAACTCAGAAAAGACATGTGGAATATCGTTCGGAATCTCCGGGAAAGCGGAGTTACGATCATTCTCACCACACACTACATCGAAGAAGCCGAAGAAATCGCGGATCGAATCGGAGTGATGAATAAGGGAGAATTGATCTTAGTAGAAGATAAGAAAATTCTAATGCAGAAACTCGGAAAAAAACAGATGATTTTGGATCTAAGCAAGAATCTCAAAAAAATTCCTTCTACCCTGAAAACCAAAGGTCTCGAGCTCTCCAAAAACGGACAACAACTCGTTTATACGTATGATTCTCACGCGAAACAGACTGGAATCTCGACTCTTCTTCAAGAATTAAAAAAAGCAAAGATCGAATTTCAAGACCTGAACACGACGCAGAGTTCATTGGAAGAAATTTTCGTTCAGTTAGTAAAGGAGTCAGAATGA